In Leptospira stimsonii, a single window of DNA contains:
- a CDS encoding ClpP family protease, which yields MEATQIYPNAQIENVYLEQRKVFLWGEVNDNSARYLIDRFLYLEAVDPTRPVTLFIHSPGGSTYAGLAILDVMKSVRNPVYTVCLGMAMSFGAVLLLCGDKGNRSAYPHSKILIHQPHVMGEFKGPAEDIRIFAESVKREKDLLNEIMAKATGQSLEKMVKDTDRDSWFSAKEALEYGMIDKIIGVEF from the coding sequence AGGAAGGTCTTTCTCTGGGGGGAAGTGAACGACAACTCTGCGAGATATCTGATCGATCGATTTTTATATCTGGAAGCGGTCGATCCGACTCGGCCCGTCACACTTTTTATCCATTCTCCCGGAGGATCGACTTACGCCGGTTTGGCGATCCTCGACGTTATGAAGAGCGTTCGGAATCCGGTTTATACGGTTTGTCTGGGAATGGCCATGTCTTTCGGCGCGGTCTTACTTCTTTGCGGGGATAAAGGGAATCGCTCGGCTTATCCGCACAGTAAAATTCTTATCCATCAACCTCACGTTATGGGAGAATTCAAAGGTCCGGCCGAAGACATTCGAATTTTCGCAGAATCCGTAAAAAGGGAAAAGGATTTGTTAAACGAAATCATGGCGAAGGCCACCGGACAATCCTTGGAAAAGATGGTAAAAGATACGGATCGTGATTCTTGGTTTTCCGCAAAGGAGGCACTCGAATACGGTATGATTGATAAAATCATCGGAGTGGAATTCTAA